The Campylobacter concisus sequence CAACTGCTTTTATTTCTCCGCTTAAAGGTTTTTCTTTTGCGTTATCAGGTATAATAATGCCCGAAGCTGTGGTTTTTGTCTCCTCTACGCGTTCGACTAGAACACGCTTGCCTAATGGTTGAAAGTTCATTGTTCATCCTTTTGGTTTAATTGTTTTTTAGCACTCTTTATTTTTGAGTGATGAGATCCTAGCACTTTTTTCTAAAAAAGTCAATAATTTATAGTTAAATTTTATTAAAACTTTAGTCACTTACACTAAAGTTTTATGATATGTAAAACTAATATAAAGGAAATTTATGAAAAAAATAGCCTATTTAGTAGCAGCTTTGGCGCTGATAATCCTTTGCATTTTTGGCTTTATCTTTAGCTCTTTTGGCAATAAATTTATAGCCAGCAAGATAGAAAAAGAAGCACTTGCTCGCGGTATCGATGTGAAATTTAAAGATTTTAGCTTAGGATTTAGCACGCTAAATTTAGAAGCGACCGTGATGAATGCCATAAATTTAAGGGCAAGTGGCGAGCTTTCACTGCTTGCTCAAAGCATGAACTTAAACATAGATATAGACGCCGACAAGTCGAAGGCTAGCAAGCTTGGATTAAAAAAAGATGTCGCACTTAAAGCAAACATAGCTGGTAAATTTAGCGACTTCAAGCTAACAGCAACTGGCACGGCGATTGGCTCAAACATAAATTTAAACGCAAATTTAAAAGACTACCTGCCAAAAGCTCTAAATCTTGATGCTAAAAATATCGAACTCTCTGAGATATCAGCTCTTGCTAAAAAGCCAAATTTAGCTAGCGGTAAGCTTGATCTAACGAGCAGTATGCAAGGGGTTGATGAGAAAAATGAGCCGATCATTAACGCTCAAATTTTAGCAAGCGGTGCAACGATAAACAAAGAAATTCTTAAAAACGAATTTGGGCTAAATTTAGCAAAAGATATAAGTTTTAAAGGCGGCGTAAATGCTAAATTTGCAAATGAAAAAGTGAGCGCAAAAACCCTTATCATCGCACCTGAAGCTACTTTAAAAGCAAATGAGACGATCTATGATCTAACTAGTAAAAATTTAAAGAGCGACTTTTTGCTAAACGTGGCTGATCTTGCCCTTCTTGGCAAGCTTTTGGGGCAACAACTAAGTGGCTCTGTGGACGCAAACGGCGAAATTACAATGCAAGAAAATGCCCTTCAAAACCTAAAAGCTGAGATAAACGGCCTTGGCGGCAAGATAAATGCAAATTTTGATAGCAAAAACTTAGCCCTAAATGCAACTAGCATCAAGCTAAAAGAGCTTCTAGCGCTTGCCTTGCAGCCTAGCTACGCAGACGGGCAGATAAATTTAAACGCAAATTTTAGCGGCTTTGACGAGCTAAAAAAGCTTGCTGGCGAGGCTAAATTTGAGATAAAAAACGGTCTTATAGATAATGGTCTTGTAAAGCTTAAAAACGCAGCTAAATTTGAGCTAAAAGGCGGCGCCACCGCAAAAGGTGAGCTTGTAAATTTTGACGCAAACGTGCTTAGCGACCTTGGCGAGCTAAAGGATATAAAGGGCGTTTTTGACCTAAAAAATAACCAAATTTTTAGCAAATTTGCCCTGCTCATTAGCGACCCTGAGAAATTTAAAGCGGTTAGCGGCTTTGAGGTTGGCTCAAAGATGGTGCTTGCAGGCGATGTGAAGGTCAAAGAGAGCAAGATAGATGAGCTAAATTTAGGCGGCGATGCCTTTGCTGGCAAGCTAAACGCTACTATAAAAAATGAAAATTTTGATCTTAGCCTAAAAGAGGCGCAGTTAGGAGAGATCTTGGCACTTAGTGGCAACGACAGGCTGGCAAACGCTAAGACAAACGTCCAAGCAAAGGGGCAAAATATCTTTAGTAAAACCCCAAGCGTCGCCGCAACGATCGCTTTAAATGATGGTAAATTTAACGCCGCAGCACTTAGCAAAATGCTTGATAAAAAATTCCCTGAAAATGAGAAATTTAGCTCAAATTTGAGCCTAGACTACAAAGGCGACATGGCAAAATTTAGTGGCGACTTTCTTAGCTCGCTAGCTGATATAAAGGGCATAGACGGCAGCTTTGACGCGGGCAAAAGCACGCTAAACTTAAAGCTTCAAGCGATAGTTTCAGAGCTAAATAAGCTTGCATTTTTAGCTGGCCGCGAGCTTCACGGAAAATTTGCAGCCCTCATAAAGGCAAATGGCAAAGTGGACGACCTTGTAGTAAAAGCCACTTCAGATGATCTATTTAAGGGCAAACTAGAGGCAAACTACAAAGGTGGCGCGCTTGATGCGGTGCTAAAAAATTTTGAAGTCAAAGGGCTAACGCAGACTTTGGGGCTAGATCATCTATATGACGGCAACGGCGATGCTAAATTTGACTACGAGACAAAGCAAAAGCTCGGCAAATTTGACATCTTGCTAAAAGAGGGTCACCTAGCCAGCACAAACCTCACAAACAATATAAAAACTTTCACCGGCAAGGACATCACAAAAGAGATTTACAAAGACGGCAAAATTTACGGCGATATAAAGGGCGATAATGTCGTTTTCAACGTAAATTTAAGCTCACCAAAAAGCGACATAAAGGTTGCAGGCGGCACTTATAATACCGCCACAAAAATGCTTAACGCGCCGCTTGTTTGCAGGCTTGAAAAGACCGATCTAAATGTTAAAATTTCAGGCACGACAGACAAGCTAAAATACGACGTCAGATCGCAATATCTTGAGAATAAGGTCAAAAAAGAGATAGGTAGATTTTTAGATAAAAAGCTTGGCAAAGACGATGAAGGCACAAGCGGCGAAAAGCAAAATTTAAAGGGGCTTTTAAGGGGGCTATTTTAGGTAAAAAGACGGAAAATTTAAAGTATCTAATGGGGCTTGGGCACTTTTGTAGCGACATAAACCAAAGTGCCCTTGGTGCGATGCTACCCTTTTTTATCGCGAGCTACCGCTACGACTATGCCACGGCTGCCTCGCTCGTGACCGCCACAAATTTAGCAAGTTCGCTCATCCAACCACTTATCGGCCGCCTAAGCGACAAAAAAGAGCTGCCATACATCATCCCGCTTGGGCTGCTGCTTGCGGGCGGTGGCATGAGCCTAACTGGCTTTGTCACAAACTACTACCTCATCTTGGTTTGCGTGATGATAAGCGGTATCGGCGCCGCACTCTTTCATCCAAGTGCCGCAAGGATCGTAAACTACGCCTCAAACGCCAAAAATAGAGCCAAAAGCATAAGTATATTTTCATTTGGTGGAAACGTGGGCTTTGCGGTTGGACCCATTTTAGTCGCCGTTTTTGTGGGAAATTTTGGCCTAAAAGGGACGTTAATTTTCATAATCCCTCAAATTTTTCTGACACTTTTATACCTTAAAAAGGGTAAATTTATAAAAGCGCTAGAAGGCAATCATAAAAAGCAAATTTCACAAAAAACAAGCGCTCTAAAAGACGATCTGGGCGCATTTTTGAGGCTTTGTCTGTGTATATTTTCACGCTCTATCGTCGCATTTGGCTTTTCGGCATTTTTTAGCATCTACCTCATCAAAATTTTTGGTCTTAGCAAAGAGGCTGCAAATGTAAATTTAAGTATGTTTTTTGCTGCAGGCGCGATCTCTACGCTATTTGGCGCAGCGCTAGCAGATAGATACGGCCTAGTTAGGCTCATCAAAATAAGCCTAAGCATCGCCGCGCCGCTAGTCGTGCTAATGCTCTTTATCGACAGCTACGCGCTATTTCTCGCGGCCTCCATGTGCGTGAGTGGCTACATCAGCCTATCTTTTACCCCCTCAACCCCTTTGCACAGCTTTATTTGCCAAATCAGATCAGTTTATAGGCTTAGTCAAGCATAACGCTTAGCCTTAGTATCACGATCGGCGGCATATTCGCAACGGTCATTGGCAAGATCGCTGACATCTTTAGCCTAACGCACCCATTTTACTTTATCGCCGCAGTTTCGCTTATATGCGCAGCTTCTAGCTACTTTTTAAAGCCGGTTACGAGATAAATACAAAATTAAAATAAATTAACCTGATTTAAAATATTTGAATATTTTTAAACTAATTACAATAAAATAACTGATTTAATTTAAGGAGTAAATTTGGAACCATTTCAACAAGAAAAAAAATATATGCTAAAAAGCGCCAGAGAGTTGGGGCTTATATCTTGTATCGTGGTGATATTTAAGTATCTAGTTTTCGTTTCAGGACTTTACAAAACCCTTAATCGTGATTTCAGTCTTATCCTCAAAGCATGCTGCGACTCTATCAGTTGGCTACTTTTATTTTTTGCCATTTCATTGATATGTTCTGTTTATAATTCCTCAAAACTAAGAACATATTTTAAAATTTTTACTATTTTCATTTTGATACATGTGATTTTAACTCTTTTGACTTTTAAAATTGTTATGTATCTAGGAGAAAGAAATTTTAACAATGATGATTTTATCTTTACGATATTGAATTATTTTTATAGCGACGAAGAGATCATGTATAATCATGACCTATTTAAACAGCTATTTATTTATCGTAGCTATTTATTGAGAGTATTATTCGTAACAGCATCACTATTTTTATTTATATCTATCGCAAAATTAATAAAAACAACAAAAGAAAAAATGTTTTGGACTTATGCATTATTTGGCGCATCTCATATAGCAAGCTACTTTATTAAAATTGATCACAAAATTTATGATTATATTGACATTGGAGCTTTCTTTCTTGCTTTAATCGCATGGTGGCGACTAAAGACACAAGTAAGTAGTGACGAAATCCAAGCAACTAGCGAAGGTGGGATTTTAAATGTGGCTACTATCAAATCTTCAAGCCAATTAGCCGCGACAGCTTGTTTATTTGGCCTTGTTGCAACTTTTTTTTACTATATATTTTTTGAATATTTGTCAGCACATCAAGAAAGAATGTCGCTTCGACCAATAATATTTATAAAGCCTCTTGTTTATGCGGTAGTATTAGTGGCTATTTACTCTGCCGTTAAGCAGATAGCACATACGTTAAATGAGATAAGACTACATACAAATTTCTTATTTTTCTCTATCCTTTTTGTGATATTTACAATAGCAAAAGCAACAACTGACTACATGTATATATATGCTTACGATTATACTTTTTTTAATATCTTTGGTACGCACAATGCCTCAATTAAATCTTTAGTTTCTAGTGCCAATACAATCTTATACATTGGAGTATTTGCTCATTTGTTAGCTACAGTATTTTTATTTTTATTTACAACAAGATTAGCAAGTGCAACTAAAAGTAGGCTATTTTGGATAAATTTTATATTATTTGCGATAAGTTCGGTCATACTTTTAGCACTACTATTTCCAGGTAGACCAGACTTTATAGGCCTTTTAACCAAAAACATAGATCTTTTTAATATGGCAGAGTTTTTCTTTTTATTAATTGCTTGGTATAGCGTGAAAAAAGATACAAGAGAATAGGATAGATCGTAAAACGGCATTTGGCGATAAATTTATAATTTAAACAGCTAAAGACAAGATGATTTTTGTCTTTAGCTTCGCCATGAGGAGACAAGGTGAAATTTCGCGATACGAATGGGCTCAAAAGCGGTAGTATTTTGCGATAGATTTAAATGTTGCGCAGTTAAAATTTGCATAGATTAGACACATAAAAATTTAAATTTTGACTACTGAATCATCAAGACAAAATATCTTGTGATGATTTTAAATGCTACGAAGAAATTTTCGACCGAAGATAGAATATATAAGTTCAGCTCGTAAAATTTAAGCCGTCAAGACAAGAAATTTTTGTTTTGTTTAGTAATTTTAAAACCCCAAGAGGCAGTATTTTTTGCTAGATGAGGCGAAATTTTACGATACAAAGGAGCATACATCATAGTATGTGACTGAAGTAGAGTGAAATTTTAACGACGTATAGCAGAAAAAGACAAATCGCCAAAGACAAGAAATTTTTTGTTTTAGACAAGGCGGATGAGCAAAAACAAGGGAGCGTATATATGATACGTGACCGAAGTTTGAAGCGATATCCAACGCAGTATAAAACAAAAAGGGCTTGTCTTTTTATAATTTTCTCATCTTCGCTATCTCGTCGCGCAATGCCGCCGCCTTCTCAAACTCCAGCTGCGCTGCCGCTTCAAGCATCTGTTTTCTTAGTTCTTTTACTATCGCAGCTCGCTCGCTAGCTGGCATCTTTTCTAAATTCTTACCGCGCTTGTAAATTTCACCATCATCTTCGACATGCAAGCTCTCTTCGATATTTCTACTTGCAGAGTGCGGTGTGATGCCGTGAGCTTTGTTGTACTCATCTTGAAATTTACGCCTAGCAGTCGTCGTATCGATCGCCTCTTTCATCGAGTGCGTGATCTTTTTGGCAAACATTAGCACCTTGCCATTTACATTTCTAGCCGCACGCCCCATTGTCTGTATAAGGCTCGTGGTCGAGCGCAAAAAGCCCTCTTTATCAGCATCCATTATAGCTATCAGGCTCACTTCAGGCAGGTCAAGCCCCTCACGGAGCAAATTTATGCCTATTAGCATGTCAAATTCGCCACTTCTAAGCCCTCTAATGATCTCATTTCGCTCGATCGCGTCGATGTCTGAGTGCATATACTTGACCTTTATGCCAAGCTCGATGTAGTAGCGACTTAGCTCCTCGGCCATCTTTTTAGTTAGCACCGTAACTAGCACGCGCTCACCTCTTGCGATCACCGCCTTTGCCTCGTCAAATAGCGCCTCAACTTGATTGTCACTATCTTTTATCTCGATAAGAGGATCAAGCAGCCCAGTAGGTCGCAAAATCTGCTCATAGACGTGCCCCTGGCTGATACCAAGCTCGTATTCGTTTGGCGTGGCTGAAACAAAGAGAAATTTCGCCTTTTTACTTATAAACTCATCAAATTTAAGCGGCCTGTTATCAAGCGCTGATGGCAAGCGAAATCCATACTCCACAAGCACCTCTTTACGGCTCCTGTCACCCGCGTACATGCCCCTAAACTGCGGCAAACTAACGTGGCTCTCATCGACGATGACTAGATAGTCTTTGCCGCTTATCTCAAAGTAGTCAAACATCGAGTATGGCGTCTCTCCGGGCTTTTGTCCAGTTAGGTGGCGCGCGTAGTTTTCGATGCTTTTACACATGCCAGTGCTCGCCATCATCTCAAGGTCAAACTCCACCCTTTGCTTTAGTCTTTGCGCCTCGACTAGCTTGCCCTGCTCGTTAAATTCTTTCAAACGCGCATCAAGCTCCTCTTCGATCTCTTTCATCGCGATCTTTAGCCTATCGGCACCCACGATGAACTGGCTAGTGGCATAAAGCGTAAATTTAGAGATGTCCTTTAGCCTTTTGTTATCAAGCACGTCAAAATGATACATCGCATCGATCTCATCGCCGAAAAACTCGACTCTTAGGGCTTCGTCGTTATAGTAAGCTGGATAAATATCCACCACATCGCCATTTACACGAAAATCCCCTCTATCAAAGTAGTTGTCATTGCGCTTGTAGCCCATATCCACAAGCTGCTCTAAAAGCTTTCTTTGGCTTATCTTCTCGCCCACGCTAAGATATGCCACCATCCCTTTATACTCGCTTGGATTACCAAGGCCGTAGTTTGCAGAGACTGAGGCGACACAGATGACGTCATCAAAGCTTAGCAAGCTAGCCGTTGCAGAGAGGCGCAGGCGCTCAAGCTCCTCATTTACCGAGCTATCCTTTTCTATATATAGGTCGCTTCTTGGGATGTAGGCCTCTGGCTGGTAGTAGTCGTAGTAGCTTATAAAGTACTCGACGTGATTTTTTGGGAAAAAGCCCTTAAATTCGCTGTAAAGCTGAGCGGCAAGGGATTTGTTATGCGTCATGATGAGCGTTGGCATATTTAGCTCACGTATGACGTTTGCCATGGTAAAGGTCTTGCCAGACCCTGTCACACCTAGAAGAGTTTGGTATTTATTGCCTGATTTTATACTTTTTACTATCTCTTTTATCGCTCTTGCTTGGTCACTGCTTGGGCTAAATTTAGATGAAATTTCAAATTTACTCATTAACTACCTTTAAATTTGGGCGAATTTTATAGCAAAGATAGTGCTTTGTCAAATGAGAATTTTAAAAAGAATTTAGCCTCTGCGTGTTAGAATACGGCATTAATTATTATTTTAAAGGAACCTTTATGTTTGAAGATAATGCGATCTTAACCACACTAAGCGATAAAGTAAATGACCTCATCACAAAATACGATGAAGTTTGCAGAGTAAATGAAGAGCTACGTAACGAGATCGTAACATTAAAAGCACAAAATGAGGCAAAGAGCAATCAGATCATGCGCTTAGAAGAGGATCTTGACAAGAAAAATACCGAAGCTGACGATGTAATGAGAAAAATTGAAGCTGTCCTTGGCAGATAAGCTTGGCTAAAATATGAAAAAAATTACGCTCACGATATCATCTCGCGACTATACGATCACGCTTGATGATGATTTTGCTAAATTCTTTGAAGATGACTGGCAAAATTTAATGGGCGGACGCCAATTTATCGAGCCAAAAGAGCTTTTAAATGCCTTTATAGAAAAATGTTATGAAAATTATGCTGTGATAAAGGCAGTAAAAAATTTAACTGGCAACGTTGATGAGATATTAAAGCGAGAAGAGAGATGAAAAGACGAGCTTACACCTTGCTTGAGCTAATATTTATAGTAGTTATACTAGGTATTTTAAGCACAGTCGCTATACCTAGACTATTTTTTTCTAGAAGTGATGCTACCGTCTCAAATGCAAAAACTCAACTTGCTGCCATAAGAAGCGGAATTTCACTAAAATACAATGACAATATCTTGCAAGCAAAGCCAGAATTTCCACAAAAACTAGACGATGGCGATCCAAGTAAACTCTTTAAAAATGTTATAAATATACCGATAAAAGATAGCGGTAGCAAAAATGGCTGGCACAGAATAAGTGATGACAAATACACATTTAGACTAGATGGCAAAGTAGCAAATTTCAAATACGACAAAAATACTGGTGATTTTGGTTGTAGTGATGAAAATGAAATTTGCAAATCACTTCAGTAATGCATTATTACATACTCGCATTTTATGGGCTAAATTTAGCCCCGCTCACTTATGAAAGCGATCAAAAACTAGAAAAATTTCAAGGCGTAAAGGCTTCTTTAAGAGGAAAAATTCTTACTGCTTTTATCGTAAAAGAGACTGGCAAACCAGAGTTTAAAACAAGCAAAATTTTAGAAATTCTACCGATTAATCTAACTTCAATGCAAAGCGAATTGGCAATATTTATCTCAAAATATTACACATGCGAGCTTGGCGTCAGCCTAAATTTATTTGAACCAAATGACACTATTGCAGTAGATAAAATTTATGAAAATCAAAATTTTAATGTGACACCCAAACTAAGCAAAAAACAGCAAGAGGCTTTGGATTTTATAAACAAACGTAAAATTTCACTCATCTTTGGCGACACTGGAAGCGGAAAAAGCGAGATTTACATAGCAAAGATTAGAGAAATTTTAAACGCAGGCAGCCAAGCGCTATTTTTAATGCCTGAAATTTCACTCACACCACAAATGCAAAAACGCCTTGAGAGCTTCTTTGGTGAGGCAGTAGCAGTCTGGCACTCAAAGATAACATCAAAGAAAAAAGAGCAAATTTTAAAAGATATAAAAAGTGGCAAAATTAGGCTCGTTGCAGGTGCGAGATCGGCTTTATTTTTGCCACTTGAGAAGCTAAAACTTATCATCATAGACGAAGAACACGACGATAGCTATAAAAATACAGGCTCAAAGCCACACTACAACGCAAGAGATCTTGCCCTCTTTTTAACTAGTAAATTTGATCTACAAGTGGTGCTTGGAAGTGCCACGCCAAGCCTTACTAGCTTTTACAAGCAGGAGCATTTTCGCTTAAAAGGGACATATTTTGATTCGCAAAAAAATTACATTTTCGATGAGAGCGAGACCGGAATTAGTGAAATTTTAAAAGATGAAATTTCAAAAACACTCGCGAATAAAAAGCAAGCTGTCATCTGCCTGCCAACAAGGGCAAATTTTAAATATCTAGTCTGCAAAAACTGCGGTGAAACGTTAAAGTGCCCATTTTGCAGCATCGGTATGAGCTATTACAAAAAACAAAACGTGCTAAAGTGTCAATACTGCGAGCATAAAATGGCCGTGCCAAAAATTTGTCACCAGTGCGGTAGCGAGATGATAGAGGCCAAAAAAATTGGCACTAGCGAGCTACTTGAGCGGCTGCAAGCTGAGTTTGCGAATGCTAGGATCGCTAAATTTGATAGAGATGAAATAACGACGCAAAACAAGCTCGTAAAGGCTTTGAAGGAATTTAACGACAGCAAGATAGATATCTTGCTTGGTACGCAAATGCTAAGCAAAGGGCATGATTATCACAACGTAGAGCTTGCTGTCATCATGGGATTTGACGAGCTTTTAAATTTTCCTGATTATAAGGCCAGAGAGCGAACGCTCGCTCTTGCCATGCAAGTAGCTGGAAGAGCTGGCAGAAACGGGGCTGGTAGAGTTATCATTCAAAGCAAACAAAGAGAATTTTTTGAGAGCTACATCAGTGATTATGACGCATTTCTAAAAGAAGAGATTGGCTACCGCGAGGGGCTTTATCCGCCATTTATCAGGCTTCTTCGCATTATCATCTCGCATAAAGATGAAAACATAGTAAAAAATACAATGAATGAATTTGTGCAAAGAATAGAACCTTTAAGAAGCGATGAGCTTGAGATCATAGGATACGGAAAGTGCCAGATAGAGTATCTTGGAAGCAAATTTAGATATGAAATTTTACTCCGCTCAAACTCTCATATACCTCTTTTAAAAGCTGCAAACCTCTGCAAAAGCGAACTTAGCGATATTGATATAGACCCGGTCAACTTTAGTTAGGGATTAGCTAATGTTTACTATAATCTCGCCAAAAATTTAACGGATACATCAATGCTTTTTAACTCTTACGAATTTATATTTTTATTCTTGCCATTTACATTTTTTATATACTTTTATCTAAATAAAAAGCGTCTTACAGAAGTAGCGAAAGGATTTTTGGTACTGTCATCTCTCTTCTTTTACAGCTGGTGGAATGTCCTTTATCTGCCGCTAATCTTAGGCTCCATGGTGTTTAACTACTGCTTTGGAGTGGAGCTAAATAAAGAGAATAGTAAAATTTCTAAAAAATTTATTCTTATACTAGGGATTACGGCAAATTTAATACTCCTTGGATATTTTAAATATTCAGATTTTTTCATAAGCAATGTAAATTTTATCTTTAATACTCATATATCTCATTTAAATTTACTTTTGCCTCTTGCGATCTCGTTTTTTACTTTTCAGCAAATAGCCTATTTGGTTGATAGTGCTATGGGGGGGGGGTACGAAGCAGTATGACTTTTTAAACTACTGCTTATTTGTTACATTTTTTCCGCAGCTAATCGCTGGTCCGATCGTGCATCACAAAGAGATGATGCCGCAGTTTGCAAATGCTAGAAATAAAATAATCAACTACAAAAATATAGCGCTTGGTCTATTTATCTTTTCGATAGGTCTTTTTAAAAAGGTAGTTATCGCTGATAATTTTGCTATTTGGGCAACAAACGGATTTGATAACGCTATCGTTTTAAATTTCTTTGAAGCTTGGGCGACTAGCCTAAGCTATACATTTCAGCTATACTTTGACTTTAGTGGATACTGCGATATGGCTATCGGCGCGGCGCTTCTTTTTAATATAAAGCTTCCAATAAATTTTAACTCACCCTATAA is a genomic window containing:
- a CDS encoding type II secretion system protein encodes the protein MKRRAYTLLELIFIVVILGILSTVAIPRLFFSRSDATVSNAKTQLAAIRSGISLKYNDNILQAKPEFPQKLDDGDPSKLFKNVINIPIKDSGSKNGWHRISDDKYTFRLDGKVANFKYDKNTGDFGCSDENEICKSLQ
- the groES gene encoding co-chaperone GroES, whose amino-acid sequence is MNFQPLGKRVLVERVEETKTTASGIIIPDNAKEKPLSGEIKAVGAEVEGVKVGDKVVFAKYGGTEINLDDKTYLVLNIDDVLGVLK
- a CDS encoding MFS transporter, whose product is MGLGHFCSDINQSALGAMLPFFIASYRYDYATAASLVTATNLASSLIQPLIGRLSDKKELPYIIPLGLLLAGGGMSLTGFVTNYYLILVCVMISGIGAALFHPSAARIVNYASNAKNRAKSISIFSFGGNVGFAVGPILVAVFVGNFGLKGTLIFIIPQIFLTLLYLKKGKFIKALEGNHKKQISQKTSALKDDLGAFLRLCLCIFSRSIVAFGFSAFFSIYLIKIFGLSKEAANVNLSMFFAAGAISTLFGAALADRYGLVRLIKISLSIAAPLVVLMLFIDSYALFLAASMCVSGYISLSFTPSTPLHSFICQIRSVYRLSQA
- the uvrB gene encoding excinuclease ABC subunit UvrB produces the protein MSKFEISSKFSPSSDQARAIKEIVKSIKSGNKYQTLLGVTGSGKTFTMANVIRELNMPTLIMTHNKSLAAQLYSEFKGFFPKNHVEYFISYYDYYQPEAYIPRSDLYIEKDSSVNEELERLRLSATASLLSFDDVICVASVSANYGLGNPSEYKGMVAYLSVGEKISQRKLLEQLVDMGYKRNDNYFDRGDFRVNGDVVDIYPAYYNDEALRVEFFGDEIDAMYHFDVLDNKRLKDISKFTLYATSQFIVGADRLKIAMKEIEEELDARLKEFNEQGKLVEAQRLKQRVEFDLEMMASTGMCKSIENYARHLTGQKPGETPYSMFDYFEISGKDYLVIVDESHVSLPQFRGMYAGDRSRKEVLVEYGFRLPSALDNRPLKFDEFISKKAKFLFVSATPNEYELGISQGHVYEQILRPTGLLDPLIEIKDSDNQVEALFDEAKAVIARGERVLVTVLTKKMAEELSRYYIELGIKVKYMHSDIDAIERNEIIRGLRSGEFDMLIGINLLREGLDLPEVSLIAIMDADKEGFLRSTTSLIQTMGRAARNVNGKVLMFAKKITHSMKEAIDTTTARRKFQDEYNKAHGITPHSASRNIEESLHVEDDGEIYKRGKNLEKMPASERAAIVKELRKQMLEAAAQLEFEKAAALRDEIAKMRKL
- a CDS encoding tryptophanyl-tRNA synthetase; the encoded protein is MKKIAYLVAALALIILCIFGFIFSSFGNKFIASKIEKEALARGIDVKFKDFSLGFSTLNLEATVMNAINLRASGELSLLAQSMNLNIDIDADKSKASKLGLKKDVALKANIAGKFSDFKLTATGTAIGSNINLNANLKDYLPKALNLDAKNIELSEISALAKKPNLASGKLDLTSSMQGVDEKNEPIINAQILASGATINKEILKNEFGLNLAKDISFKGGVNAKFANEKVSAKTLIIAPEATLKANETIYDLTSKNLKSDFLLNVADLALLGKLLGQQLSGSVDANGEITMQENALQNLKAEINGLGGKINANFDSKNLALNATSIKLKELLALALQPSYADGQINLNANFSGFDELKKLAGEAKFEIKNGLIDNGLVKLKNAAKFELKGGATAKGELVNFDANVLSDLGELKDIKGVFDLKNNQIFSKFALLISDPEKFKAVSGFEVGSKMVLAGDVKVKESKIDELNLGGDAFAGKLNATIKNENFDLSLKEAQLGEILALSGNDRLANAKTNVQAKGQNIFSKTPSVAATIALNDGKFNAAALSKMLDKKFPENEKFSSNLSLDYKGDMAKFSGDFLSSLADIKGIDGSFDAGKSTLNLKLQAIVSELNKLAFLAGRELHGKFAALIKANGKVDDLVVKATSDDLFKGKLEANYKGGALDAVLKNFEVKGLTQTLGLDHLYDGNGDAKFDYETKQKLGKFDILLKEGHLASTNLTNNIKTFTGKDITKEIYKDGKIYGDIKGDNVVFNVNLSSPKSDIKVAGGTYNTATKMLNAPLVCRLEKTDLNVKISGTTDKLKYDVRSQYLENKVKKEIGRFLDKKLGKDDEGTSGEKQNLKGLLRGLF
- a CDS encoding primosomal protein N', giving the protein MHYYILAFYGLNLAPLTYESDQKLEKFQGVKASLRGKILTAFIVKETGKPEFKTSKILEILPINLTSMQSELAIFISKYYTCELGVSLNLFEPNDTIAVDKIYENQNFNVTPKLSKKQQEALDFINKRKISLIFGDTGSGKSEIYIAKIREILNAGSQALFLMPEISLTPQMQKRLESFFGEAVAVWHSKITSKKKEQILKDIKSGKIRLVAGARSALFLPLEKLKLIIIDEEHDDSYKNTGSKPHYNARDLALFLTSKFDLQVVLGSATPSLTSFYKQEHFRLKGTYFDSQKNYIFDESETGISEILKDEISKTLANKKQAVICLPTRANFKYLVCKNCGETLKCPFCSIGMSYYKKQNVLKCQYCEHKMAVPKICHQCGSEMIEAKKIGTSELLERLQAEFANARIAKFDRDEITTQNKLVKALKEFNDSKIDILLGTQMLSKGHDYHNVELAVIMGFDELLNFPDYKARERTLALAMQVAGRAGRNGAGRVIIQSKQREFFESYISDYDAFLKEEIGYREGLYPPFIRLLRIIISHKDENIVKNTMNEFVQRIEPLRSDELEIIGYGKCQIEYLGSKFRYEILLRSNSHIPLLKAANLCKSELSDIDIDPVNFS